One region of Oryza sativa Japonica Group chromosome 5, ASM3414082v1 genomic DNA includes:
- the LOC4337679 gene encoding tetraspanin-6 codes for MYPYRFSNVMIGYLNLATLLASIPVIGAGLWMAKGSTATCSSMLQTPLLVIGFVVLLVSLAGFVGACFHVAWALWLYLLAMMLLIAFLLGLTAFGFAVTAGGGGTQVPGRPYREYHTSDYSSWLQKHIQDAKYWRPALACVVGSKACPKIANWSPMDYLQHDLTPIQSGCCKPPTACAYSGGVAVGAQDEDCFRWNNAAGILCYGCESCRAGVMEKVREDWHKISVLNVMVLVVLICICACGCCAFRNARRSVSEYPYGVNRMHKIHPRWDYYWWRWWRDRREQLY; via the exons ATGTATCCTTACAGATTCAGCAACGTGATGATCGGATACCTGAACCTGGCGACGCTGCTGGCGTCGATCCCGGTGATCGGGGCGGGGCTGTGGATGGCGaaggggtcgacggcgacgtgcTCGTCGATGCTGCAGACGCCGCTGCTGGTGATCGgcttcgtcgtcctcctcgtctccCTCGCCGGCTTCGTGGGCGCCTGCTTCCACGTGGCGTGGGCGCTGTGGCTCTACCTCCTCGCCATGATGCTCctcatcgccttcctcctcggcctcaccgccttcggcttcgccgtcaccgccggcggcggcggcacccagGTCCCCGGCCGCCCCTACCGCGAGTACCACACCTCCGACTACTCGTCCTGGCTGCAGAAGCACATCCAGGACGCCAAATACTGGCGCCCCGCGCTCGCATGCGTCGTTGGATCCAAGGCTTGCCCCAAGATCGCCAATTGGTCACCCATGGATTACCTCCAGCATGATCTCACCCCAATCCAG TCGGGGTGCTGCAAGCCGCCGACGGCGTGCGCGTACAGCGGCGGGGTGGCCGTCGGAGCGCAGGACGAGGACTGCTTCCGGTGGAACAACGCGGCGGGGATACTGTGCTACGGGTGCGAGTCGTGCAGGGCCGGGGTGATGGAGAAGGTGAGGGAGGATTGGCACAAGATCTCGGTGCTCAACGTCATGGTGCTGGTGGTGCTCATCTGCATCTGCGCCTGCGgctgctgcgccttcaggaacGCCCGCCGCTCCGTCTCCGAGTACCCTTACGGGGTAAACCGCATGCACAAGATCCACCCCCGATGGGACTACTACTG gtggcgatggtggcgtgATAGGAGAGAACAGCTCTACTAG
- the LOC4337680 gene encoding uncharacterized protein, whose protein sequence is MALLRALRRALPPLSSAAAGVLLRGATRHAAPLPLRPPPLLRLLDPIGLRPFSAAAATASQAPSMGAGLFSGLMDTRFPKRRPGFKSRRKRASLRPKGPYYWVKCKPGEPIPANQPNEGSVQGRKEKKRIKQRKAFIMAEKKKRKAQYSAAVKRKEAERTERKMAAVARERAWTERLADLKRIEEEMKPATA, encoded by the exons ATGGCGCTCCTCCGAGCTCTCCGGCGAGCCCTCCCGCCGCtatcctccgcggcggcgggggttcTCCTCCGGGGCGCGACGCGTCATGCTGCTCCTCTCCCCCTTCGTCCCCCGCCTCTTCTTCGGCTGCTGGATCCGATCGGGCTCCGCCcattctccgccgccgccgccaccgcgtcgcAGGCGCCGTCCATGGGGGCCGGCCTCTTCAGCGGGCTCATGGACACCCGGTTCCCGAAGCGGCGGCCCGGGTTCAAGTCCCGGCGGAAGAGGGCCAGCCTCCGCCCCAAAG GTCCGTACTACTGGGTGAAGTGCAAGCCTGGGGAGCCTATCCCGGCGAACCAGCCGAATGAAGGCAGTGTGCAGGGAAGGAAGGAAAAGAAGAGGATCAAGCAGCGCAAGGCCTTTATCATG GCTGAAAAAAAGAAGCGCAAAGCACAATATTCTGCTGCTGTTAAGAGAAAGGAAGCAGAAAGGACAGAAAGGAAGATGGCTGCAGTGGCCAGAGAGCGGGCATGGACTGAAAGGTTGGCTGATCTTAAACGGATTGAAGAAGAGATGAAACCTGCGACGGCTTAA